In Staphylococcus saccharolyticus, one genomic interval encodes:
- the qoxB gene encoding cytochrome aa3 quinol oxidase subunit I, with protein MNFPWDQLLVKGNWMIISAQIAAPFLVIGLIAVISYFKLWKYLYKEWFTSVDHKKIGIMYLICAVLMFVRGGIDALLIRTQLTIPDNKFLEANHYDQIFSTHGVIMIIFMAMPFIFGLWNVVIPLQLGARDVAFPVMNNVSFWLFFAGMILFNLSFIVGGSPATGWTNYAPLAGEFSPGPGVNYYLIAIQISGIGSLMTGINFFVTILRCKTPTMKFMQMPMFSVTTFVTTLIVILAFPVFTVALALMTADRIFGTQFFTVANGGMPMLWANFFWVWGHPEVYIVILPAFGMYSEIIPTFARKRLFGHQSMIWATAGIAFLSFLVWVHHFFTMGNGALINSFFSISTMLIGVPTGVKLFNWLLTLYKGRITFESPMLFSLAFIPNFLLGGVTGVMLAMASADYQYHNTYFLVAHFHYTLVTGVVFACLAGLIFWYPKMMGYKLNETLNKWCFWFFMIGFNVCFLPQFILGLDGMPRRLYTYMPSDGWWLLNFISTIGALLMAVGFLFLVVSIVYSHIKAPREATGDNWDGLGRTLEWSTASAIPPKYNFAITPDWNDYDTFVDMKEHGRHYLDNHNYKDIHMPNNTPVGFWIGIFMTIGGFFLVFESIVPALICLAGIFGTLIWRSFQIDHGYHIPASEAAETEARLREARIKEREAVSHES; from the coding sequence CGGTATTATGTATTTAATCTGTGCCGTATTAATGTTTGTTCGTGGTGGTATTGACGCGTTATTAATTCGTACTCAATTAACAATTCCAGATAATAAATTCTTGGAAGCTAACCACTATGATCAAATTTTTAGTACACACGGCGTAATCATGATTATATTTATGGCTATGCCATTTATCTTTGGTTTATGGAATGTTGTTATTCCATTACAATTAGGTGCTCGTGATGTTGCCTTCCCTGTAATGAATAACGTTAGTTTCTGGCTATTCTTCGCTGGTATGATTTTATTTAACCTATCATTTATTGTAGGTGGATCTCCAGCTACTGGTTGGACAAACTACGCACCACTTGCTGGTGAATTTAGTCCCGGACCAGGTGTTAATTATTACTTGATTGCAATTCAAATATCCGGTATAGGATCGTTAATGACTGGTATCAATTTCTTTGTTACGATTCTTAGATGTAAGACTCCAACAATGAAATTCATGCAAATGCCAATGTTCAGTGTAACTACTTTTGTTACAACATTGATTGTTATTTTAGCATTCCCAGTGTTCACAGTAGCACTTGCTTTAATGACTGCTGATAGAATCTTTGGAACACAGTTCTTCACTGTAGCAAATGGCGGTATGCCAATGCTTTGGGCTAACTTCTTCTGGGTATGGGGGCACCCTGAAGTTTACATCGTTATCCTACCAGCATTCGGTATGTATTCAGAAATTATTCCTACATTTGCCCGTAAGCGTTTATTCGGTCATCAAAGTATGATTTGGGCAACTGCAGGTATCGCATTCTTAAGTTTCTTAGTTTGGGTTCACCATTTCTTCACTATGGGTAATGGTGCATTAATTAACTCATTCTTCTCAATTTCAACAATGTTAATCGGTGTTCCTACCGGAGTTAAACTATTTAACTGGTTGTTAACATTGTACAAAGGTAGAATTACTTTTGAGTCACCTATGTTATTCTCATTAGCATTCATCCCTAACTTCCTATTAGGTGGGGTTACTGGTGTAATGTTAGCGATGGCATCAGCTGACTATCAATATCACAACACTTATTTCTTAGTAGCTCACTTCCACTATACATTGGTTACTGGTGTAGTATTTGCTTGCTTAGCTGGTTTAATCTTCTGGTATCCAAAAATGATGGGCTACAAATTAAACGAAACATTAAACAAATGGTGCTTCTGGTTCTTCATGATTGGATTCAACGTTTGTTTCTTACCACAATTCATTCTAGGTTTAGATGGTATGCCACGTCGTCTATACACTTACATGCCTTCTGATGGTTGGTGGTTATTAAACTTCATCTCAACTATCGGTGCATTATTGATGGCGGTAGGATTCTTATTCCTAGTAGTAAGTATCGTTTACAGTCATATCAAAGCTCCACGTGAAGCAACTGGAGATAACTGGGATGGTCTTGGTCGTACTTTAGAGTGGTCAACAGCTTCAGCTATACCACCTAAATATAACTTTGCTATCACTCCTGATTGGAATGACTATGATACATTTGTAGACATGAAGGAACATGGTCGTCATTATTTAGATAACCATAACTACAAAGATATTCATATGCCAAATAATACTCCAGTAGGTTTCTGGATAGGTATCTTTATGACTATTGGTGGCTTCTTCTTAGTCTTCGAATCAATTGTTCCAGCACTTATCTGCTTAGCAGGTATCTTTGGTACTTTAATTTGGAGAAGTTTCCAAATCGATCATGGTTATCACATCCCTGCTTCAGAAGCTGCAGAAACTGAAGCTCGTTTAAGAGAAGCTCGAATTAAAGAAAGGGAGGCTGTAAGTCATGAGTCATGA
- the qoxC gene encoding cytochrome aa3 quinol oxidase subunit III — protein sequence MSHDVNTIDSRSHEGELNKLGFWIFLTAEFALFGTLFATLLTLQHGGGYGGKLTTDLFELHLVLIMTFALLLSSYTCGIAIYYMRQEKQNLMMIWMIITVILGLVFVGFEIYEFAHYTQEGVNPTIGSFWSSFFILLGTHGAHVSLGIVWIICLLIQIGTRGLDSYNAPKLFIVSLYWHFLDVVWIFIFTAVYMIGMVYSG from the coding sequence ATGAGTCATGATGTAAATACTATTGATTCTCGATCACATGAAGGCGAATTAAATAAACTTGGCTTTTGGATTTTCCTTACAGCTGAATTTGCATTATTCGGCACCCTATTTGCAACGTTGTTAACTTTGCAACATGGTGGCGGATATGGTGGTAAATTAACTACAGATTTATTTGAATTACATTTAGTTTTAATAATGACATTTGCGTTATTATTAAGTTCTTATACTTGTGGTATTGCTATTTATTACATGCGACAAGAAAAACAAAACCTAATGATGATTTGGATGATTATCACAGTTATCTTAGGCCTTGTATTCGTAGGTTTTGAAATTTACGAATTCGCACACTATACTCAAGAAGGTGTCAATCCAACAATTGGTTCTTTCTGGTCTAGTTTCTTTATTCTACTAGGTACGCATGGCGCCCACGTATCATTAGGTATCGTGTGGATTATTTGCTTATTAATTCAAATCGGCACACGCGGTTTAGATTCTTACAATGCTCCTAAGTTGTTTATAGTAAGTTTATACTGGCACTTCTTAGATGTTGTATGGATCTTCATCTTTACTGCCGTATATATGATAGGGATGGTGTATAGCGGATGA
- the rihC gene encoding ribonucleoside hydrolase RihC — MQIPIIIDTDPGIDDAAAISLALCHSKFDVKMISTVNGNVGIEKTTANALKLKQFFNSNVQVHRGASKPLLNQIVDAAPVHGESGMDGYQFPPVSESDLTSVHAVEALKNLLINSEEPITIVAIGPLTNIAILLSSYPEVQNHIKEVIIMGGSTGRGNVTPLAEFNIYCDPEAAQVVFNSGLPLTMVGLDLASKAMFTYDFVKSFKEVNETGRMLYNLFQHYRSEDFDIGVKVYDVFTILYLLNPQSFIVKEADVQIELDGKYTKGATVVNFNSQYPNCSVVLSPIGSEFKDIFLSSLKNCK; from the coding sequence ATGCAGATTCCTATTATTATAGATACTGACCCTGGTATTGATGATGCAGCAGCTATTAGTTTAGCTTTATGTCATTCAAAATTTGATGTGAAAATGATATCAACTGTCAACGGAAATGTTGGCATAGAAAAAACAACTGCAAATGCACTTAAACTCAAACAATTTTTTAATAGCAACGTACAAGTACATAGAGGCGCTTCAAAACCATTATTAAATCAAATTGTCGATGCAGCACCTGTACATGGCGAATCAGGTATGGATGGCTATCAATTTCCACCTGTTTCCGAAAGTGATTTAACCTCAGTTCATGCAGTTGAAGCTTTGAAAAATTTGCTTATCAACAGCGAGGAACCTATTACAATTGTAGCAATTGGCCCATTAACTAATATTGCTATTCTTTTATCAAGCTATCCAGAGGTACAAAATCATATCAAAGAAGTTATCATTATGGGGGGAAGTACTGGAAGAGGAAATGTGACTCCACTAGCTGAATTTAATATTTATTGTGATCCAGAGGCTGCTCAAGTCGTTTTTAATTCAGGATTACCTCTTACAATGGTAGGCCTAGATTTAGCTAGTAAAGCAATGTTTACATATGATTTTGTCAAAAGTTTCAAAGAAGTCAATGAAACAGGCCGAATGCTATATAACCTATTTCAGCATTATAGAAGTGAAGATTTTGACATAGGAGTTAAAGTCTATGATGTATTTACAATCCTTTATTTACTTAACCCTCAGTCATTTATCGTTAAAGAAGCAGATGTACAAATCGAGTTAGATGGTAAGTATACTAAAGGTGCGACTGTAGTTAATTTTAACTCTCAATACCCTAATTGTTCAGTTGTATTAAGTCCAATAGGAAGCGAATTTAAAGATATCTTTTTAAGTTCACTTAAAAATTGCAAATAA
- the qoxD gene encoding cytochrome aa3 quinol oxidase subunit IV, with the protein MNTIVKHTVGFIASIVLTLLAVFVTLYTNMTFHAKLTIIFGFAFIQAAVQLLMFMHLTEGRDGRLQTFKVIFAIIITLATVIGTYWVMQGGHSHHL; encoded by the coding sequence ATGAATACAATCGTAAAACATACAGTAGGTTTTATTGCTTCTATCGTACTAACACTTTTAGCAGTTTTTGTAACTCTATACACAAACATGACATTCCATGCTAAGTTAACTATTATCTTCGGTTTTGCTTTCATCCAAGCAGCAGTTCAATTATTAATGTTCATGCACTTAACTGAAGGTAGAGACGGACGTCTTCAAACATTCAAAGTTATCTTTGCAATTATTATTACTCTAGCTACTGTTATTGGAACATACTGGGTAATGCAAGGTGGACACTCTCACCACTTATAA